One window of Medicago truncatula cultivar Jemalong A17 chromosome 2, MtrunA17r5.0-ANR, whole genome shotgun sequence genomic DNA carries:
- the LOC112419094 gene encoding protein ALP1-like has product MGPVRGIKKRRKTEKSYDNNNDSASGSSEKEGVVDWWDEFSKKINGLQKSPPMISRKTFEYICSLVKDDMTTKSAHLTFTNGKPMSLFDQVAVALRRLGSGDSLVTVGDSFGLTYSTVSQVTWRFVESMEDRGLHHLQWPSTQEEMNAIKSKFEKIQGFPNCCGAVDATHITMCLPATDHSSDVWLDHRNNHSMVLQAIVDPDMKFRDIVTGWPGKLEDWSIFESSNFNKLCDKGERLNGNKLKLSEGSEIREYIIGDSGYPLLPYLVVPYKEKELLESEAKTHFNKLHLATRMVAQRALTRLKEMWRIIRGNMWRPDKHRLPRIILVCCLLHNIVIDMQDEVKDELLYLYHNNHDSGYHQLICEGVDEMGVALRESLSHYLNGRLYP; this is encoded by the exons ATAATGATTCTGCTTCTGGGTCATCTGAGAAAGAGGGTGTTGTAGATTGGTGGGATGAATTCTCAAAGAAGATAAATG GTCTTCAGAAGTCACCACCAATGATATCGAGAAAGACGTTTGAGTACATATGTTCACTTGTCAAGGACGATATGACAACAAAATCCGCGCATTTGACATTTACAAACGGAAAGCCAATGTCTTTATTTGATCAAGTAGCCGTGGCACTGAGGAGATTAGGATCTGGCGACTCGCTTGTCACAGTTGGCGATTCATTTGGGCTAACCTACTCAACTGTTTCACAAGTAACATGGCGATTTGTGGAATCCATGGAGGACAGAGGGCTTCATCACCTTCAATGGCCTTCAACGCAAGAGGAAATGAATGCAATCAAgtcaaaatttgagaaaatacaagGATTCCCGAATTGCTGTGGCGCTGTTGATGCTACTCACATCACAATGTGTTTACCTGCAACTGATCATTCAAGTGATGTGTGGCTTGATCATAGAAACAACCACAGCATGGTTTTGCAAGCAATAGTTGATCCTGACATGAAGTTCCGTGACATAGTCACCGGTTGGCCTGGTAAATTGGAGGACTGGTCAATATTCGAgagttcaaatttcaacaaactTTGTGATAAAGGAGAAAGATTAAatggaaacaaattaaaattatctgAAGGATCAGAAATAAGGGAATATATAATTGGTGATTCAGGTTATCCTCTATTGCCTTATCTTGTTGTTCCTTATAAAGAGAAAGAACTCTTAGAGTCAGAGGCAAAAACTCATTTTAACAAGCTGCATTTGGCAACAAGGATGGTGGCACAAAGAGCATTGACAAGGCTTAAGGAGATGTGGAGAATCATTCGTGGAAATATGTGGCGGCCGGACAAACATCGTTTGCCAAGGATTATTCTTGTTTGTTGCTTACTTCACAACATTGTCATTGATATGCAAGATGAAGTGAAGGATGAATTGCTCTATTTGTATCATAATAATCATGACTCTGGGTACCATCAACTTATTTGTGAAGGTGTTGATGAGATGGGAGTGGCACTAAGAGAAAGTTTGTCTCACTACTTGAATGGAAGGTTGTATCCATGA